From a single Couchioplanes caeruleus genomic region:
- a CDS encoding GntR family transcriptional regulator has protein sequence MDITIDTASAVPPYEQVRLRIAALAADGTLAAGTRLPPVRALAAQLGLAVNTVARAYRELEQAGLVETHGRAGTLITAAAAGTPVAAREAAQRYADETKALGLTPQAALALVEAVLRHPG, from the coding sequence GTGGACATCACGATCGACACGGCGTCGGCGGTGCCGCCGTACGAGCAGGTCCGGTTGCGGATCGCGGCGCTGGCCGCCGACGGCACGCTGGCGGCCGGCACCCGGTTGCCGCCGGTGCGCGCGCTGGCCGCGCAGCTGGGCCTGGCGGTCAACACGGTGGCCCGCGCCTACCGGGAGCTGGAGCAGGCCGGGCTGGTGGAGACCCACGGCCGGGCGGGCACGCTGATCACCGCGGCGGCGGCCGGGACGCCGGTCGCGGCCCGGGAGGCGGCCCAACGGTACGCGGACGAGACGAAAGCCCTCGGACTGACACCGCAGGCGGCCTTGGCGCTGGTCGAGGCCGTGCTGCGCCATCCGGGCTGA
- the pepN gene encoding aminopeptidase N, producing MQTERQEATLSVAEARSRAALLTVHRYDVDLDLTGLLDGPVLRSRSTVSFTARPGEATFIDVIADTADAWLDGVALAPGAFDGERLHLPPLDGEHRLEVAATMTRTGQRAGIHRTADSGDGEGDVYVWTSFEPDDARRVFACFDQPDLKAVFAFTVHAPHAWTVVSNSAAASCAGAGTARTWVFEDTPRLSPYLTAVCAGPFHELRRSVDGYDLRLLSRRSLASHLDEQAGELFDLTARGLRFFNDRFASPFPQRTYTQVFCPGFPGAAMENWGCVAWNDRYLHRTVPTVADRYDRAVVLLHEMAHQWFGDLVTLRWWDDLWLNESFADWAALWAAEHATPYTGAWRWFLGSRKEDGYTEDAGPGTHPIHQDVATAADAKAAFDMITYGKGAGLLRQLAEHVGEAAFVAGLARYFADHAYGNATLTDLLAAVGGAAGRDLSGWAAGWLRTAGTDVLTVAHDTGPDGRYREVAVATTPPPDRPARRVHRLTAGVYDLRDDRPVRRHRIPVATTAATHTIAELAGQPAAGLILINDGDLTFARVRPDDASLTFLLRHGRHLPDPDSRASVRIILWHLLEDGLLAPADLIEYAAGALPSETDPIVRDDLLRTSVAVAVDWAGPAAPAREHLGAACLALAERHADAAARTAALQAAIALATTPDRLAELDRHAGDSIDLRWRWLTRLAAVGRPDPAAVERHLSRDPDPDAIYSALTVRAASPEPAAKEELWQAVFRERRVPPSALRTIGRAFWDPAHADVLRPYPDRFLAEVESLGASHLSVTLAVVRHLFPRYGVDAGFPARASAAAARPGMPPMAAKNLQARTAVLARMLRARALT from the coding sequence ATGCAGACCGAACGCCAGGAGGCGACGCTGAGCGTGGCCGAGGCCCGCAGCCGCGCCGCCCTGCTGACCGTCCACCGCTACGACGTCGACCTCGACCTCACCGGCCTGCTCGACGGTCCCGTGCTGCGCAGCCGCAGCACGGTGTCGTTCACGGCGCGCCCCGGCGAGGCGACGTTCATCGACGTCATCGCGGACACGGCCGACGCGTGGCTGGACGGCGTCGCGCTGGCACCTGGGGCGTTCGACGGCGAACGGCTGCACCTGCCCCCGCTCGACGGCGAGCACCGGCTCGAGGTCGCGGCCACGATGACCCGCACCGGGCAGCGCGCCGGGATCCACCGCACGGCCGACTCCGGTGACGGCGAGGGCGACGTCTACGTGTGGACGAGCTTCGAACCCGACGACGCCCGGCGCGTGTTCGCCTGCTTCGACCAGCCCGACCTCAAAGCCGTCTTCGCGTTCACCGTCCACGCCCCGCACGCCTGGACAGTCGTCTCCAACTCCGCCGCGGCCTCGTGCGCCGGCGCCGGGACGGCCCGCACCTGGGTCTTCGAGGACACGCCGCGGTTGTCGCCGTACCTGACCGCGGTGTGCGCCGGGCCGTTCCACGAGCTCCGGCGCAGCGTGGACGGCTACGACCTGCGCCTGCTGAGCCGCCGCAGCCTCGCGTCGCACCTCGACGAGCAGGCCGGCGAGCTGTTCGACCTCACGGCGCGCGGGCTGCGGTTCTTCAACGACCGGTTCGCCTCACCGTTCCCGCAGCGCACGTACACCCAGGTCTTCTGCCCGGGCTTCCCCGGCGCGGCGATGGAGAACTGGGGGTGCGTGGCCTGGAACGACCGGTACCTGCACCGTACGGTCCCCACGGTCGCCGACCGGTACGACCGCGCCGTGGTGCTGCTGCACGAGATGGCCCACCAATGGTTCGGCGACCTGGTCACCCTGCGCTGGTGGGACGACCTGTGGCTCAACGAGTCGTTCGCGGACTGGGCCGCCCTGTGGGCCGCCGAGCACGCGACCCCGTACACCGGCGCGTGGCGCTGGTTCCTCGGCTCCCGCAAGGAGGACGGGTACACCGAGGACGCCGGCCCCGGCACCCACCCGATCCACCAGGACGTCGCGACGGCCGCCGACGCCAAGGCGGCGTTCGACATGATCACGTACGGCAAGGGGGCCGGCCTGCTGCGCCAGCTCGCCGAGCACGTCGGTGAGGCGGCCTTCGTCGCCGGCCTGGCCCGCTACTTCGCCGACCACGCGTACGGCAACGCCACGCTGACCGATCTGCTCGCCGCGGTCGGGGGCGCCGCCGGCCGGGACCTGTCCGGCTGGGCCGCCGGCTGGCTGCGGACCGCCGGCACCGACGTGCTCACCGTCGCCCACGACACCGGGCCGGACGGCCGCTACCGTGAGGTCGCCGTCGCCACCACGCCCCCGCCCGACCGGCCGGCGCGGCGCGTCCACCGCCTGACCGCGGGCGTCTACGACCTGCGCGACGACCGGCCCGTACGGCGCCACCGCATCCCGGTCGCGACCACCGCCGCGACGCACACCATCGCCGAGCTCGCCGGGCAACCCGCCGCCGGCCTGATCCTGATCAACGACGGTGACCTCACCTTCGCCCGGGTACGCCCGGACGACGCGTCCCTGACCTTCCTGCTGCGCCACGGCCGCCACCTGCCGGACCCCGACAGCCGGGCGTCGGTCCGGATCATCCTGTGGCACCTGCTCGAGGACGGGCTGCTCGCCCCCGCCGACCTCATCGAGTACGCCGCCGGCGCGCTCCCGTCCGAGACCGACCCGATCGTGCGGGACGACCTGCTGCGGACCTCCGTCGCGGTCGCGGTCGACTGGGCCGGTCCCGCCGCGCCGGCCCGGGAGCACCTCGGCGCCGCCTGCCTCGCCCTGGCCGAGCGCCACGCCGACGCCGCCGCCCGCACCGCGGCGCTGCAGGCCGCCATCGCCCTGGCCACCACCCCCGACCGCCTCGCCGAGCTCGACCGGCACGCCGGCGACTCGATCGACCTGCGGTGGCGCTGGCTCACCCGGCTGGCGGCGGTCGGCCGGCCCGACCCGGCGGCGGTCGAGCGGCACCTGAGCCGCGACCCGGACCCCGACGCGATCTACTCGGCGCTGACGGTGCGCGCCGCGTCGCCCGAGCCCGCCGCCAAGGAAGAACTGTGGCAGGCCGTCTTCCGCGAGCGGCGGGTGCCGCCCAGCGCGTTGCGCACGATCGGCCGGGCCTTCTGGGACCCGGCACACGCCGACGTGCTGCGGCCGTACCCGGACCGGTTCCTGGCCGAGGTGGAATCGCTCGGGGCGAGCCACCTGTCGGTCACCCTGGCCGTGGTGCGGCACCTCTTCCCCCGCTACGGCGTGGACGCCGGTTTCCCCGCCCGGGCGTCGGCCGCCGCCGCGCGGCCCGGCATGCCGCCGATGGCGGCGAAGAACCTGCAGGCCCGCACCGCCGTCCTCGCGCGGATGCTGCGCGCCCGGGCGCTGACCTGA
- a CDS encoding (4Fe-4S)-binding protein: MSAHVRADRDVCIGAGNCVMTLGSVFDQDDDGVVVVLQPHPDGVDPELLQRAVVMCPAGAITVTTT, encoded by the coding sequence GTGAGCGCCCACGTCCGCGCCGACCGCGACGTCTGCATCGGCGCCGGCAACTGCGTCATGACCCTGGGCAGCGTCTTCGACCAGGACGACGACGGCGTGGTCGTCGTCCTGCAGCCGCACCCCGACGGCGTGGACCCGGAGCTGCTGCAACGCGCCGTCGTCATGTGCCCGGCCGGAGCCATCACCGTCACCACCACCTGA
- a CDS encoding cytochrome P450 — MADVLTDRLPLFPFRSPDEDPFTPVTTADRRHLDGPVTRVRLPTGGWTWLVTRHADVKQMLRSDAFSADMTRPGFPLLRTPPPATPQNRRGGFIRMDGEEHLRLRRMLTAEFMIKNVRRIEPLIADVVDGALDALDGAGAPADLVATFALPVPSLVICHLLGVPYADHAFFQQRSAVMLDQGADPLAVRDAATSLRAYLGGLIETKRTSGRPGDDLLGRLVSDRIRTGELEIGELIGMALLLLIAGHETTANMIGLSVLLLLQRPAVWQRLREGTDADADTLVEELLRYLTIIRTGLPRQAIRDVQIGGRLIRAGEPATALLSLANRDAEVFDDADEFDPYRQAHQHLAFGFGVHQCIGQPLARAELRIALTRLARRLPGLALAADPAALPKRDMSIVYGLAELPVTW, encoded by the coding sequence GTGGCCGACGTGCTGACCGACCGCCTCCCGCTGTTCCCGTTCCGCAGCCCCGACGAGGACCCGTTCACCCCGGTGACGACGGCCGACCGGCGCCACCTCGACGGGCCCGTGACCCGGGTACGGCTGCCCACCGGCGGCTGGACCTGGCTGGTCACCCGGCACGCCGACGTCAAGCAGATGCTGCGCTCCGACGCGTTCAGCGCCGACATGACCCGCCCCGGGTTCCCGCTGCTGCGCACCCCGCCACCGGCCACCCCGCAGAACCGCCGCGGCGGCTTCATCCGCATGGACGGCGAGGAACACCTGCGGCTGCGGCGCATGCTCACCGCCGAATTCATGATCAAGAACGTCCGGCGGATCGAGCCACTCATCGCCGACGTCGTCGACGGCGCCCTGGACGCCCTCGACGGCGCCGGAGCTCCGGCCGACCTCGTCGCCACGTTCGCGCTGCCCGTGCCGTCGCTGGTCATCTGCCACCTGCTCGGCGTGCCCTACGCCGACCACGCGTTCTTCCAGCAGCGCAGCGCCGTCATGCTGGACCAGGGCGCCGACCCGCTCGCCGTGCGCGACGCCGCGACGAGCCTGCGCGCGTACCTGGGCGGGCTCATCGAGACCAAGCGCACCAGCGGCCGGCCCGGCGACGACCTGCTCGGCCGGCTCGTCAGCGACCGGATCCGCACCGGCGAGCTCGAGATCGGCGAGCTCATCGGCATGGCGCTGCTGCTGCTCATCGCCGGGCACGAGACCACCGCCAACATGATCGGGCTCAGCGTGCTCCTGCTGCTGCAACGCCCCGCCGTGTGGCAGCGGCTGCGCGAGGGCACCGACGCCGACGCCGACACCCTCGTCGAGGAGCTGCTGCGCTACCTCACCATCATCCGGACCGGACTGCCCCGCCAGGCGATCCGCGACGTGCAGATCGGCGGCCGGCTGATCCGCGCCGGCGAACCCGCCACCGCCCTGCTGTCGCTGGCCAACCGCGACGCCGAGGTGTTCGACGACGCCGACGAGTTCGACCCGTACCGGCAGGCGCACCAGCACCTCGCGTTCGGCTTCGGCGTGCACCAGTGCATCGGGCAGCCCCTGGCCCGCGCCGAGCTGCGCATCGCCCTGACCCGCCTGGCCCGGCGCCTGCCCGGCCTCGCCCTCGCCGCCGACCCCGCCGCCCTGCCGAAAAGAGACATGTCCATCGTGTACGGCCTCGCCGAACTGCCGGTGACGTGGTGA
- a CDS encoding DUF3626 domain-containing protein produces MTPRAARAVAHVRALGAAGRLPVPAARITINFHPDRLLGDGRTVAEHLAAEGVYRSQFETRISNGGLTAYPGGDRDRWEQRMFAGAYPSELSAGRPVYGALNLAGHPDGAAPRFGSCHLRLRAPVSGRATFSHGDSVTEPEIVGTADAFGGIWAALLEQVERTGQALGVNAAAAPEWIAALTAPRDQPGRTLDDYVEAQVHGGVDLSTDVEAVVCDPAFAGTPTAAHLAAIAPLQWHPGFVLDAGEFGAQLRGPDAGRLARALGPGLIDAAVIGAASHRTGDFAEFGDHATVLQLLKYLWHILVIRGHARRG; encoded by the coding sequence ATGACCCCGCGGGCGGCGCGGGCGGTGGCGCACGTGCGCGCGCTCGGCGCCGCCGGCCGGCTGCCCGTGCCGGCGGCCAGGATCACGATCAACTTCCACCCGGACCGGCTGCTCGGCGACGGGCGTACGGTCGCCGAGCACCTGGCCGCCGAGGGCGTCTACCGCAGCCAGTTCGAGACGCGGATCTCCAACGGCGGGCTCACCGCGTACCCGGGCGGCGACCGGGACCGGTGGGAGCAGCGCATGTTCGCCGGCGCGTACCCCAGCGAGCTCAGCGCCGGGCGGCCCGTGTACGGCGCGCTGAACCTGGCCGGGCACCCCGACGGGGCGGCGCCGCGCTTCGGCAGCTGCCACCTGCGGCTGCGGGCGCCGGTCAGCGGGCGGGCCACGTTCAGCCACGGCGACAGCGTCACCGAACCGGAGATCGTGGGCACCGCCGACGCGTTCGGCGGGATCTGGGCGGCGCTGCTGGAGCAGGTCGAGCGCACCGGGCAGGCGCTGGGCGTGAACGCCGCCGCGGCGCCGGAGTGGATCGCCGCGCTCACCGCACCGCGCGACCAGCCGGGCCGCACCCTCGACGACTACGTCGAGGCGCAGGTCCACGGCGGGGTCGACCTGAGCACCGACGTCGAGGCGGTCGTGTGCGATCCCGCGTTCGCCGGTACGCCCACCGCCGCGCACCTGGCCGCGATCGCCCCGCTGCAGTGGCATCCCGGTTTCGTGCTGGACGCCGGCGAGTTCGGCGCCCAGCTGCGCGGCCCCGACGCCGGGCGGCTGGCCCGCGCCCTGGGCCCCGGCCTCATCGACGCCGCCGTGATCGGCGCGGCCAGCCACCGCACGGGCGACTTCGCCGAGTTCGGCGACCATGCCACGGTCCTGCAACTGCTGAAGTACCTGTGGCACATCCTCGTGATCCGGGGCCACGCGCGGCGCGGGTGA
- a CDS encoding undecaprenyl-diphosphate phosphatase, protein MNIIEAVLLGAVEGFTEFLPISSTGHLTILEKLLGYRIDAPDITAFTAIIQSGAVLATVIFLRHDLIRIIAAWLRGVFSSEQRGNADYRFGWAVILGSIPIGIIGLLFQDTIETTLRSLWFVAGALILYSGVMWFADHAATQVRHQEDVTWKDTLIIGTVQCLALIPGVSRSGATMTAGLLRDLDRVTVTKLSFFLSIPALLGATVLQTAQEYDGISTANGGVGWPATITATVVSFIVGWFAVSWLLKFIARHSYSIFIGYRLVLGALLMVLLATGAIDAK, encoded by the coding sequence TTGAACATCATCGAAGCGGTGCTGCTGGGCGCGGTGGAGGGCTTCACCGAGTTCCTGCCCATCTCCAGCACGGGCCACCTGACCATCCTGGAGAAGCTGCTCGGCTACCGGATCGACGCGCCGGACATCACGGCGTTCACGGCGATCATCCAGTCCGGCGCGGTGCTGGCCACGGTGATCTTCCTGCGCCACGACCTGATCCGGATCATCGCGGCGTGGCTGCGCGGGGTGTTCAGCAGCGAGCAGCGCGGCAACGCCGACTACCGGTTCGGCTGGGCGGTCATCCTCGGCTCGATCCCCATCGGCATCATCGGGCTGCTGTTCCAGGACACCATCGAGACCACGCTGCGCAGCCTGTGGTTCGTCGCCGGCGCGCTGATCCTCTACAGCGGCGTGATGTGGTTCGCCGACCACGCCGCCACCCAGGTGCGCCACCAGGAGGACGTCACCTGGAAGGACACCCTGATCATCGGTACGGTGCAGTGCCTGGCGCTGATCCCCGGCGTGTCCCGCTCGGGCGCGACGATGACCGCGGGCCTGCTGCGCGACCTCGATCGGGTGACCGTGACGAAGTTGTCGTTCTTCCTGAGCATCCCGGCGCTGCTGGGCGCGACCGTGCTGCAGACCGCCCAGGAGTACGACGGCATCTCCACCGCCAACGGCGGCGTGGGCTGGCCGGCCACGATCACGGCGACGGTGGTCAGCTTCATCGTCGGCTGGTTCGCGGTGTCGTGGCTGCTGAAGTTCATCGCCCGGCACTCGTACTCGATCTTCATCGGCTACCGGCTGGTGCTGGGTGCGCTGCTGATGGTGCTGCTCGCGACCGGCGCCATCGACGCGAAATGA
- a CDS encoding tyrosine-type recombinase/integrase, with protein sequence MSLVPRQSGGTVAVGGSAEQVTEAWLQNRRLSEHTRDAYRRDVAAWLVWCAGRDVDPLRASFLDVNAYARGLEAAELAPATVARKLSGLSSWYDFLVKLRAVDANPVAGADRPPVSRDHSATVGLTPEEVDAVLAAAQAGTGAAAARNHAAIALLADLGLRVGELVGLDVADVGVERGHRSVRFVGKGGKPRRRALTPYAAATLDAYLAQRAAAEGTTADRLDGPLLVTASGARLDRHAVFRLVRRLAREAGVPGWARLSPHSLRHAFATTARAEGVPLEDVQDAMGHADPRTTRRYDRDRHNLDRDPAYTIAAARVRRSGA encoded by the coding sequence ATGTCCCTGGTACCCCGGCAGAGCGGCGGCACGGTCGCGGTCGGCGGCAGCGCCGAGCAGGTCACCGAGGCGTGGCTGCAGAACCGGCGGCTGTCCGAGCACACCCGTGACGCGTACCGGCGGGACGTGGCGGCGTGGCTGGTGTGGTGCGCCGGGCGGGACGTGGACCCGTTGCGGGCGTCCTTCCTGGACGTCAACGCGTACGCGCGCGGCCTGGAGGCGGCCGAGCTGGCCCCGGCGACGGTGGCGCGCAAGCTGTCCGGGCTGTCCAGCTGGTACGACTTCCTCGTCAAGCTGCGTGCGGTGGACGCGAACCCGGTGGCCGGGGCGGACCGGCCGCCCGTGTCCCGCGACCACTCGGCCACCGTCGGGCTGACCCCGGAGGAGGTCGACGCGGTGCTGGCCGCCGCGCAGGCCGGTACGGGCGCGGCGGCGGCCCGTAACCACGCGGCGATCGCGTTGCTGGCCGACCTGGGGCTGCGCGTGGGTGAGCTGGTGGGCCTCGACGTGGCCGACGTGGGGGTGGAACGCGGGCACCGCAGCGTGCGGTTCGTCGGCAAGGGCGGCAAGCCGCGGCGGCGGGCGCTGACCCCGTACGCGGCGGCCACCCTGGACGCGTACCTGGCGCAGCGCGCGGCCGCGGAGGGCACCACCGCGGACCGCCTCGACGGGCCGCTGCTGGTCACCGCGTCCGGGGCGCGGCTGGACCGGCACGCGGTGTTCCGGCTCGTGCGGCGCCTGGCGCGGGAGGCCGGCGTGCCGGGCTGGGCGCGGTTGTCGCCGCACTCGCTGCGGCACGCGTTCGCCACCACGGCCCGCGCCGAGGGGGTGCCCCTGGAGGACGTGCAGGACGCGATGGGTCACGCCGATCCGCGGACCACCCGCCGCTACGACCGGGACCGGCACAACCTCGACCGTGACCCGGCGTACACGATCGCGGCGGCGCGGGTCCGTCGCAGCGGCGCCTGA
- a CDS encoding ABC-F family ATP-binding cassette domain-containing protein, whose protein sequence is MLKCVSLGCAHDGDPLFTGFDLVLGAGDRVGVVGPNGAGKTTLLRVLAGELPPASGTVVRGPGTRVGYVPQQVTAGHDTVGGFLTAGLGELAEVTARMRHLEGELARGRDVLAAYGETQDRWSTLRGWTAESRLAEVRLRLGIAHLDDERPLDEVSGGEQARLLLARALLDEPDVLLLDEPTNHLDAEGAAWLAGWLAGYAGGVLAVSHDRALLDTAVNHVIELDGIHDEPQDYPGGGYAAYRREKTRRWQKLLLDHEAQEKDRRRWEDDIERTKAQSVFVETTVRSGVEAPHLRRIARKVARKAKVRERRLRRQMESVRWISEPRTRPPLTLAFPGDDAEPGEPLIAVRDLTVKWGERVVLDGVDVDVRRGDRILITGRNGSGKTTLLRELEARAGVPVAVLPQTDAGLRTDATVVEFFRSRVPVYADEAEALLAGHQFGPDQWSAGVRSLSAGELRRLLLAVMVNSPARVLLLDEPTNYLDFDALDVVEEALRAYRGTLVTVTHDRWFADAIGHTRTWHVEHARVHAG, encoded by the coding sequence GTGCTCAAGTGCGTTTCTCTCGGCTGCGCCCACGACGGTGATCCGCTGTTCACCGGGTTCGACCTGGTGCTCGGCGCCGGCGACCGGGTCGGCGTGGTCGGCCCGAACGGGGCCGGCAAGACCACCCTGCTGCGGGTGCTGGCCGGGGAACTGCCCCCGGCGTCCGGGACGGTGGTGCGCGGCCCCGGCACCCGGGTGGGGTACGTGCCGCAGCAGGTCACCGCCGGGCACGACACGGTGGGCGGGTTCCTGACCGCCGGGCTGGGTGAGCTGGCCGAGGTGACCGCCCGGATGCGCCACCTGGAGGGCGAGCTGGCGCGGGGCCGCGACGTGCTGGCCGCGTACGGCGAGACGCAGGACCGGTGGAGCACCCTGCGCGGCTGGACCGCCGAGTCGCGGCTGGCCGAGGTGCGGCTGCGTCTGGGCATCGCCCACCTGGACGACGAGCGGCCGCTGGACGAGGTCAGCGGCGGTGAGCAGGCGCGGCTGCTGCTGGCCCGGGCGCTGCTGGACGAGCCGGACGTGCTGCTGCTCGACGAGCCCACCAACCACCTGGACGCCGAGGGCGCCGCCTGGCTCGCCGGGTGGCTGGCCGGGTACGCCGGCGGGGTCCTCGCGGTCAGCCACGACCGGGCGTTGCTGGACACCGCCGTGAACCACGTCATCGAGCTCGACGGCATCCACGACGAGCCGCAGGACTACCCCGGCGGCGGGTACGCGGCGTACCGGCGGGAGAAGACGCGCCGCTGGCAGAAGCTGCTGCTGGACCACGAGGCGCAGGAGAAGGACCGCCGCCGCTGGGAGGACGACATCGAGCGCACCAAGGCGCAGTCGGTGTTCGTGGAGACCACGGTGCGTTCCGGGGTGGAGGCCCCGCACCTGCGCCGCATCGCCCGCAAGGTGGCCCGCAAGGCGAAGGTGCGCGAGCGGCGGCTGCGCCGGCAGATGGAGTCGGTGCGCTGGATCAGCGAGCCGCGGACCCGCCCGCCGCTGACCCTCGCCTTCCCCGGCGACGACGCGGAGCCCGGCGAGCCGCTGATCGCCGTACGGGACCTGACCGTGAAGTGGGGTGAGCGGGTGGTCCTCGACGGCGTCGACGTGGACGTGCGCCGCGGCGACCGGATCCTGATCACCGGGCGCAACGGCTCGGGCAAGACGACGCTGCTGCGGGAGCTGGAGGCCCGGGCGGGGGTGCCGGTGGCGGTGCTGCCGCAGACCGACGCGGGCCTGCGCACCGACGCCACGGTGGTGGAGTTCTTCCGCTCCCGGGTGCCGGTGTACGCCGACGAGGCGGAGGCGCTGCTCGCCGGGCACCAGTTCGGCCCCGACCAGTGGAGCGCCGGGGTGCGCAGCCTGTCGGCGGGGGAGCTGCGGCGGCTGCTGCTGGCCGTCATGGTCAACAGCCCGGCGCGGGTGCTGCTGCTCGACGAGCCGACGAACTACCTGGACTTCGACGCGCTCGACGTGGTGGAGGAGGCGCTGCGGGCGTACCGGGGCACGCTGGTGACGGTCACCCACGACCGGTGGTTCGCCGACGCGATCGGGCACACCCGCACCTGGCATGTCGAGCACGCGCGGGTGCACGCCGGCTGA
- a CDS encoding PadR family transcriptional regulator, whose translation MGTQEPTFLILTALAAQPLHGYGVIRSVSELSHGEVNSGAGALAAQAERLRRNAATAETELDRRGGIVPGLSFTAGAA comes from the coding sequence CTGGGCACGCAAGAGCCCACCTTCCTCATCCTCACCGCGCTGGCCGCCCAGCCCCTGCACGGCTACGGCGTCATCCGGTCGGTCTCCGAGCTGTCCCACGGCGAGGTCAATAGCGGCGCGGGGGCGCTCGCCGCGCAAGCCGAGCGGCTGCGCCGCAACGCCGCCACCGCCGAGACCGAGCTGGACCGCCGCGGCGGCATCGTGCCCGGCCTGTCCTTCACGGCGGGCGCCGCATGA
- a CDS encoding sigma-70 family RNA polymerase sigma factor: protein MSAATAPKTVSRELEGLIRENMPLVGHLVREMLFKVPAHVHRDDLASAGYAALVTAAQAFDPKRGIPFGRFAAVRVRGALLDELRGMDWASRSVRARARRADVARQELTARLGRTPTPTELAELLGVGVSELASVDDDVQRAAVLSLQGFAAGTAEDMVTEASLNPEEMLLHRERIGYLHDAVSVLPERLRFVVEASFLQERPLSEVAAELGVTESRVSQLRTEALALLRDGLTRHMEQQDTAAAKGDGCVARRRAAYAAQIASRSTMASRLAVTDANGVNKAMAYAA from the coding sequence ATGTCCGCAGCGACCGCGCCGAAGACTGTCAGCCGTGAGCTGGAGGGCCTGATCCGCGAGAACATGCCGCTGGTGGGGCACCTGGTCCGGGAGATGCTGTTCAAGGTTCCGGCGCACGTGCACCGTGACGATCTGGCTTCGGCCGGGTATGCGGCGCTGGTGACGGCGGCGCAGGCGTTCGACCCGAAGCGCGGTATCCCGTTCGGCCGGTTCGCGGCGGTGCGGGTGCGGGGTGCGCTGCTGGACGAGCTGCGCGGGATGGACTGGGCGAGCCGGTCGGTGCGGGCGCGGGCGCGTCGTGCCGATGTGGCGCGGCAGGAGCTGACGGCGCGGCTGGGGCGTACGCCGACCCCGACGGAGCTGGCGGAGCTGCTGGGTGTGGGTGTCTCGGAGCTGGCGTCGGTGGATGACGACGTGCAGCGCGCGGCGGTGTTGTCGCTGCAGGGTTTCGCGGCGGGTACGGCCGAGGACATGGTGACGGAGGCGTCGCTGAACCCGGAGGAGATGCTGCTGCACCGTGAGCGCATCGGTTACCTGCACGACGCGGTGTCGGTGCTGCCGGAGCGGTTGCGCTTCGTGGTGGAGGCGTCGTTCCTGCAGGAGCGGCCGCTGTCGGAGGTGGCGGCGGAGCTGGGGGTGACCGAGTCGCGGGTGTCGCAGCTGCGGACGGAGGCGCTGGCGCTGCTGCGTGACGGGCTGACCCGGCACATGGAGCAGCAGGACACGGCGGCGGCGAAGGGTGACGGCTGTGTGGCGCGGCGCCGGGCGGCGTACGCGGCGCAGATCGCGAGCCGGTCGACGATGGCGTCGCGGCTGGCCGTGACCGACGCGAACGGTGTGAACAAGGCGATGGCGTACGCCGCCTGA
- a CDS encoding response regulator transcription factor, whose translation MIRVLLADDQALVRGAMAALLDLEPDLSVVAEVGRGDEVVAAVRAHAVDVALLDVEMPGMDGVAAARELHRVVPGCRVLMVTTFGRAGYLRQAMAAGASGFVVKDTPARQLADAVRRVHEGLRVVDPGLAAQSLAQGDSPLTERETQVLRSARDGGTVADIARELHLSEGTVRNHLSSAIGKTGARTRAEAVRLARDNGWLLTL comes from the coding sequence GTGATCCGGGTTCTGCTGGCTGATGATCAGGCGCTGGTGCGTGGTGCGATGGCGGCGTTGCTGGATCTGGAGCCGGATCTGAGCGTGGTGGCGGAGGTGGGCCGCGGCGACGAGGTGGTGGCGGCGGTCCGGGCGCATGCGGTGGATGTGGCGTTGCTGGATGTGGAGATGCCCGGGATGGACGGGGTGGCGGCGGCGCGGGAGTTGCACCGGGTGGTGCCGGGGTGCCGGGTGTTGATGGTGACGACGTTCGGGCGGGCCGGGTATCTGCGGCAGGCGATGGCGGCGGGGGCGAGTGGGTTCGTCGTGAAGGACACGCCGGCGCGGCAGTTGGCGGATGCGGTGCGCCGGGTGCATGAGGGGTTGCGGGTGGTGGATCCGGGGTTGGCGGCGCAGTCGCTGGCGCAGGGGGATTCACCGTTGACGGAGCGCGAGACGCAGGTGCTGCGGTCGGCGCGGGACGGCGGCACGGTCGCGGACATCGCTCGTGAGCTGCATCTTTCGGAGGGGACGGTGCGTAATCACCTGTCGTCGGCGATCGGTAAGACGGGTGCCCGTACGCGGGCTGAGGCGGTGCGCCTGGCGCGGGACAACGGGTGGCTGCTGACACTTTAG